From Xylocopa sonorina isolate GNS202 chromosome 2, iyXylSono1_principal, whole genome shotgun sequence, a single genomic window includes:
- the LOC143432947 gene encoding putative defense protein 3 yields the protein MSLTMRNAAVSLFIVVSSALIAHSFPDGAPVDTCVKPSKANEPNHGQAKSKPLNTNPYTFTASSSQYGPGSQITVTISGSSFKGFFLQARDPETDAWIGSWAQTENTNTHPECSAVTHADPYEKQHATLIWNAPPNARGRVYFTGTILKEYATYWSNVVATTKN from the exons ATGAGTTTGACTATGAGAAACGCAGCGGTCAGCCTATTCATCGTGGTTTCTTCGGCCCTCATCGCGCACAGTTTCCCCGATGGAGCACCGGTAGATACTTGCGTGAAACCATCGAAGGCTAACGAGCCGAATCATGGCCAAGCGAAGTCGAAACCCTTGAATACGAACCCTTACACGTTCACAGCCTCCTCGTCGCAATACGGTCCCGGATCGCAGATAACTG TGACCATCAGCGGCTCGTCGTTCAAGGGATTCTTCCTGCAAGCGCGTGATCCCGAAACAGACGCCTGGATCGGCTCCTGGGCGCAAACGGAGAACACGAACACCCACCCTGAGTGCAGCGCCGTGACTCACGCTGATCCTTATGAGAAACAGCACGCCACCCTTATCTGGAATGCACCACCGAACGCCCGTGGACGCGTGTACTTTAC AGGCACCATCTTGAAGGAGTACGCAACATATTGGTCCAACGTGGTCGCTACGACGAAGAACTGA